TTTTTGGTTTTAATTGGTTTTGGTGTTTTACATAGTAGTTTTCTATGGGAAGGCGATATTCTTTTTCTTTATGGGATGATGGGAATACTGCTTCTTTTCTTTGTTAATCGAAAGCGGAAAACGATTCTTGTCTGGTGTGTGATCCTGTTCTCAATCGTAACGTTTGTTAGTTATTTAGGGGGCGGGGAAGAAGTGCCTCTGATGAGTGAAGCGAAGAGGACTGCTTACATGAACGATATGGTGAACATCTATAGCAGTGGAACTTATCAAGAGATCAAGAATTACAGGCTCAACGTTGATCCAATGGAGTTAAGCGCGGGAGAAGAAATTGCTATGATGCTCTTCGTTCCTATTCTCCTTCTTCCTATGATGCTTTTGGGGATGTATGCGGCACATGCTCGTTGGCTCGATCCAAGTAAGTTAAAACGGTTTTGGTACGTGTCAGTTCTTTTTATTCCGCTTGGTCTTCTCTTAAAAGCCTCATTGTATTTATCGAAGGAGATTAGCGGGGTACCGGATATGAGTTTAATAGGAGGAAGTGTAATGGCAATTGGATACATCGGTTTATTTGGGTACATATACTGCCGTACTCAAGGAAGTCAATGGATGAGAGGATTTGAAAGTCTTGGGAAGCTATCTCTGTCCAATTACATCTTACAAACGATAATTTCCACAACGATTTTTTATGGCTATGGGATTGGTTTATTTGGAAAGATGGGCGTGGTGTTTTCAATTTTATTTGGAATCATTCTATTTATCTTCCAAGTAATAGGAAGTACGTTCTACTTGAAACGCTTTAAACAGGGGCCGCTCGAGAAAGTGATGCGTTTGTTTGTTTATTTGGAGAATCCTTTTCGAAGGAATCAAAAGCGTCCGATGAATGATGAAATCAAAGTAAGTTAGAGGAGTGGCAGTATGTCGACAGAAATTTGCAATCCAAACCGCCAGTTAGCGAAGGAGGCTGTGCGTGTATGGACGATAAATGCAATCATTGGAAACAGTATTGGTTTTCTTGTCTTGGGTATTCTTTTTTATCTTGATAATCGGTTCACCTGGTGGGGATGGGTAAGGTGGCTTTTAATGATTGCATTGATTATTATGATTGTCATGACGGTGTGGGATGTTTTTATTTATCCTAAGTTGAAATATAAGTACTGGCGATATGAAGCAGATGAAGAGTACTTGAAGCTTAGACATGGGGCAATCAATGAAGAGCATCAGCTTGTGCCAATGAGTAAAATTCAAGCGGTTGCAACTAGTCAGGGACCAATATTAAGAAGGTATCAGTTGTATGCGCTATCGATTGAAACGATGGGTTCATCACACATGATTCCTGCGTTACCAAAAGAAGAAGCTTTTCAGTTGCGGAATGAAATTGCCCGATACGCGAAGGTGAAGGAGGAGGGAGAATGAGATCTTTTCAAAGGTATTCCCCATGGCTACTCTTATTTGATACGTGGAAACTTGGAAAGAGCGCTATTTTCTTTCTAGTCTATTTTTTTCTGATCAAAGGTGGTTCAGATTCCTTTTTCTTTGAATACGGACGCCCCGCGGTCCTTATTCTACTTGGATTATCGCTCATTCGGATTGCACTGAAATGGTTAACGAAAAAATATCGTCTTGATGACGCATTCCATCTTCATGAGGGGATCTTTACGAAATCAAAACGAACGATTCCGTTCTCGAAAATTGAAAACATAAACGAGCACACGTCCTTCTTTCATCGCTTAACTGGGACCACCTCCTTGACCTTTGAAACGGGTATGAGGGGAGATGAGGCAGCGGTAGAATTTGATGTTGTTTCACGAATCCATGCCGAGGAGTTGAAACGGTTTGTTTCACTCCAATCAATAGAAGAATCTGAAGCAGAGCCAATGATTGAATCAGTATCGGAAGGAAAGGAAGACAAACAGCAACCAGATCGGATTATTCATTTTCGGGCTCAAAAAAAAGATTTGGTTAAAGCTTCGTTTACATCTTTAAGTTTTCTTTTCCTTATCCCTGTAGTTGGAGGCTTTTATTCTAAACTTGACGATATTTTCGGTGTGGAAAAGGATGCGGGAGGTTTGATTGCCTTCCTTCTTCAGTCAGGTTGGCTGATTGGCACCATCGCCTTCGCTGCTGTGATCATATCCATTGGCTTTGGGCTAACTCGTACGTTTCTGAAGTACGGTGGTTTTGAAATTTTATCAGATAACGAGCGGATCTACATTCAAAAAGGGGTTCTTGACACTACGAAATTTTCGATATCAAAACATTGCGTTCAGGCGATCGAAATTAATCAAACATTTCTCAAACGTTTGTTGGGCCTTGCGGAGGTGAAGTTAACGAGCGTTGGTGAGTCACGAGCGGAAGAGGAAAAGCTTGAAAGCAACTCACTCTACCCCTTTCTACCTGTTCAACGAGCTTATGAGATGGTCGAAGAACTATTGCCAACGTATCAGGTAACTGAAAAGATGAATCGATTGCCACGATCTGCCCTCTGGATTCGCGAACTACGACCAAGTTTTCTGTGGATGATTGGAACGGGAGTATTGTGGTATTTTAAGCAGGATGTTCTGAATGTCCCCTGGTGGATTTTCTCAGTATTGCTTCTTATGATCGTCAGTCTTGTTAGATACTTCGATTATCGAAATACGAAATATACTTTAAATGCTTCATTCGTTCAATTCAAAACGGGCGGGTTGTCCACTTCTTTATTTGTATCAAAAAGAAGTAAAGTGATTGAAGTTAATGTAACACGAGGCTTTATTCAGAAAATAGCTGGACTTGCATCAGTTGGGATGATTAACCGATCAAAGCCTGTTCATCATTCGGGAATTGATGATGTGCCGCTTGAAATAGCCGGTTCTTTTTATAAATGGTATCTAGCTAGAAGAGATGAAATAGATTTGGTTAACAGATAGAGGGGAGAACCAATGGATGGATTTCAGTAGTTTACTAGTTCCTATTGAGGTAAACGTTGATTAAAATTACTACTTCTTCAAAGTGGGAGTAAAATGGGTACATGGGTACAAAATATATTTATAACATTGAAAGCGCTGTAGCAAAAAGTCTAAATATTACCTTTTCCTTTACCTGAATGATAGGATAGCAGTATCAATTAAACGAGGTGATTGCTTTGAAAAAGATTAAGCTAGGTACAAGTGATTTAGAAGTTGGCGAGATTTCACTAGGTTGTATGCGCATGAACGAACTTAGTGAGAAGGATGCAGCTTACGTGATTGAGAATGCGATGGACCATGGAGTGGATTTGTTTGATCATGCTGACATTTATGGTGGCGGGAAATCGGAGGAAGTATTCGCAAATGCGATCTCTGCAAACGATGATCTTCGTGAGAGA
The sequence above is drawn from the Pseudalkalibacillus hwajinpoensis genome and encodes:
- a CDS encoding DUF418 domain-containing protein, giving the protein MTSVKRNELVDALRGWSLFGILLANLLIFQYGIFGKEEISFFNLSPVDYGGYFAIKVLIENSFMPIFTFLFGYSLILMRDRLGQRERRVKWHLFRRFLVLIGFGVLHSSFLWEGDILFLYGMMGILLLFFVNRKRKTILVWCVILFSIVTFVSYLGGGEEVPLMSEAKRTAYMNDMVNIYSSGTYQEIKNYRLNVDPMELSAGEEIAMMLFVPILLLPMMLLGMYAAHARWLDPSKLKRFWYVSVLFIPLGLLLKASLYLSKEISGVPDMSLIGGSVMAIGYIGLFGYIYCRTQGSQWMRGFESLGKLSLSNYILQTIISTTIFYGYGIGLFGKMGVVFSILFGIILFIFQVIGSTFYLKRFKQGPLEKVMRLFVYLENPFRRNQKRPMNDEIKVS
- a CDS encoding PH domain-containing protein, with the translated sequence MSTEICNPNRQLAKEAVRVWTINAIIGNSIGFLVLGILFYLDNRFTWWGWVRWLLMIALIIMIVMTVWDVFIYPKLKYKYWRYEADEEYLKLRHGAINEEHQLVPMSKIQAVATSQGPILRRYQLYALSIETMGSSHMIPALPKEEAFQLRNEIARYAKVKEEGE
- a CDS encoding PH domain-containing protein, translated to MRSFQRYSPWLLLFDTWKLGKSAIFFLVYFFLIKGGSDSFFFEYGRPAVLILLGLSLIRIALKWLTKKYRLDDAFHLHEGIFTKSKRTIPFSKIENINEHTSFFHRLTGTTSLTFETGMRGDEAAVEFDVVSRIHAEELKRFVSLQSIEESEAEPMIESVSEGKEDKQQPDRIIHFRAQKKDLVKASFTSLSFLFLIPVVGGFYSKLDDIFGVEKDAGGLIAFLLQSGWLIGTIAFAAVIISIGFGLTRTFLKYGGFEILSDNERIYIQKGVLDTTKFSISKHCVQAIEINQTFLKRLLGLAEVKLTSVGESRAEEEKLESNSLYPFLPVQRAYEMVEELLPTYQVTEKMNRLPRSALWIRELRPSFLWMIGTGVLWYFKQDVLNVPWWIFSVLLLMIVSLVRYFDYRNTKYTLNASFVQFKTGGLSTSLFVSKRSKVIEVNVTRGFIQKIAGLASVGMINRSKPVHHSGIDDVPLEIAGSFYKWYLARRDEIDLVNR